The sequence AACTCATATTATGGAAAACTCGATTTCCCTATGTGCCCCAGCAGTTCTCTTCAGCACATTTTCTCTTATTTATCAGCCTTACGAGTGTACATAGACAAAAAGATGGATTGATGATAGGATAAAAGTGTATGTAAAAATTCATAGATTTATTAAAGGTATATAATAAAATTAGAGGAAGAAAGTTTTATGTACAGTTATAGGTAGTTTAACAATGGGAAAAATAATAAAATGAATTTCACAATATTTTCTGAGAAAGGAGAACCGTATGAGTCGAAAAAAAAATTTAAAAATGCATAAGGTCGGAGTAGAACATCTGGAACAGTACAATCAATTGTTACGATATGTTTTCCAGGTGACGGATAACGATCTGCACAAAATCGGGTGGGAAGATCGGGACATGGTCCGTGCCAAGTCACCTGTTCTGAAGGAAGCTGATGTCTTAGGATGGTTTGATGGGGATAAGTTGGTCTCTCAAGTAGCAGTTTATCCTTTTCAGGTCAGAATATTCAATCATACCTATGACATGGGGGGACTGACAGGCGTTGGTACCTTCCCTGAATATTCTAATCAAGGTTTAATGCATAAACTGTTATATCAAGCACTATCAAATATGCAAGAAAAAAAACAGTCAATTTCCTTTCTGTACCCCTATTCCATTCCTTACTACCGCAGAAAGGGGTGGGAAATCATCTCTGATAAAATAACCTTTGAAGTTAATGATTATCAATTACCTAAAAACAAACAAGTGTCCGGTGAAGTGGAACGAACCGATGTCAAGAGCGATGCCATAAAGAAAACATATGAACGTTTTGCTCTCCAAACTCACGGTGCAATGTTACGAAATGATCTGGCTTGGAACGAATACTGGTTGTGGGATCCTGATGACCTGATGGCAGCTATTTATTATAATGACGAAAGGCAACCAGACGGTTATGTCCTTTACTGGATAGAAGACGAGGTTTTCCACATTAAAGATATGATATTCGTCAATGAAGAAGCCCGCAGCGGACTATGGAATTTTATCAGTGCACACTTTTCCATGATTTCAAAAGTCATAGGCGATATTCATATGGATGAACCTCTGGCATTTTTATTGGAAGATGCAGATATCAAAGAAACCATAGCTCCTTATTATATGGCTCGTATTGTAGATTTGGAGCAATTTATAAAACAATATCCCTTTAAGCCGGATACAGGAAAACGAGAATGGACCTTTACATTGGACGATCCGCTTCTTTCATGGAATCAAGGAACTTTTACCTTGCGAATCAGTCCGGATGGAAAAGGTGAGGTCGTTCGTGCGGCAGAACGCAGCAGTGCAAAGACCGATATCCAAACTATGACAACCATGCTCCTTGGATACAAGCGACCGGATTATCTTCATAGGATCGGACGCATTTCATGCACCCCAGAAATACTGGATATGCTGGAGGATGCAATTGAACAGCAGACACCTTATTTCTCGGATTATTTTTAATCTTAAAACATTCGTCGCATATTTACTCTAATACTATCATATCCGCCTTTATCGAATTCCTCTGCGGTTGGCGGGTATTGAATTTTATTAATACACAGCGGCGAAACAAACTTTACTCTTCTTTTAGTTTTAAAAGTTTAACCATCCTTTCAATCCATTTTTGCTCTTCATTTGTGAGCGAATTCACAAACTTTTTCAGACAATTACACAAAAGTCTTTCATTTTCCTTCATGTCCAGCATTTCCAAATCGTTTTGATATGGATATTTTTTTGCTAAGGCTGCTAATTCTACCGGGTTTAGTAGTTTCAAAACTTCGGGAATTTCGGCCGAAGAAAACTCGGCATCCAGCAATATATCTGCAAAATCTGCGAAAGAGTTAATTTTCTCTTTTATTATCATGATCTTATCTTCTGTCATATTGCATTGCATGATTTCTTCCACAAGTTTACGATATCGATCATTATCCATTTTTTCTCCATATGAAAAGGAAACAAAGGGATCATTCTCTGGATAGTACGGTATAACAAAGACCTTATCCGTTGTATGCGTCCTGGAAGAATTCCAAATGTCAGTAGCAATTCGGGAAAGGCTGTCATTCAGGTAGTTCATCAAATTATCCGATAGCGATAATGCCTGCTTCACCTTATCAAGTACCTGCCTGAGTATGGATTCGATTTCACTTTTATCCGTATTTTTAAATAGACGGTCAAGATATGTTATATCAAAAAAAGACAACTCT is a genomic window of Acidilutibacter cellobiosedens containing:
- a CDS encoding GNAT family N-acetyltransferase, which gives rise to MSRKKNLKMHKVGVEHLEQYNQLLRYVFQVTDNDLHKIGWEDRDMVRAKSPVLKEADVLGWFDGDKLVSQVAVYPFQVRIFNHTYDMGGLTGVGTFPEYSNQGLMHKLLYQALSNMQEKKQSISFLYPYSIPYYRRKGWEIISDKITFEVNDYQLPKNKQVSGEVERTDVKSDAIKKTYERFALQTHGAMLRNDLAWNEYWLWDPDDLMAAIYYNDERQPDGYVLYWIEDEVFHIKDMIFVNEEARSGLWNFISAHFSMISKVIGDIHMDEPLAFLLEDADIKETIAPYYMARIVDLEQFIKQYPFKPDTGKREWTFTLDDPLLSWNQGTFTLRISPDGKGEVVRAAERSSAKTDIQTMTTMLLGYKRPDYLHRIGRISCTPEILDMLEDAIEQQTPYFSDYF